The region TTGACTGACCAGGTCCAGAAGCTGCGCTTGGAGGCGGCCGCCTACAGGTCGTATCAAGTTCAATTGCAACAGGACTACTTTAAAGTGCGGGAGGAAATGGCCCTGGAACGCAAAGTCAATCGCAGCAAGATCCTGAATTTGATAAAGCATTTGATGCGTGACCATTCCGTAGACGTAGATGACATTACGGAAAGCATGGAACTGGATTCTCCGCCGACCGAGACGCGCCGCACCTCGAGGGAAATGAGCCGGATTAATCGTCGCTCCTGCGAGTTGCTGGCCTCCAAGTTCGTGTCTCCAAGTAGCCGTCGTACGAGCGGCTCCGCTAGAATCCGCGAATCGTCGCAAGACCAAATGGCTGAGGAAATGGTAAAGTTAAATACTCAACGTACCTAAATATAGAGCTAAATTCCCTTTATCCGCAGGATTGTGAGGATTCTGTGAGTAGCGAACCTCCAGATGAGCAGCCGGATGAAGAAACGGTAAGGCTAATTTCGTACAATTGGATTCTTAATAAGCAATGGTTTTCATCTCCACAGCCGCCAGATGCAATCGAGAGGACACCGGAAAAACAATATAGTTTCCAAGGGCACATGCCCTGTATTAATGAGGTACTAACTCCAGTAAACAATACAAGCTCAGTTTGCAACGATGATACGGCATTGGAGAAGACCCCAGTAACGGTCCGAAATGCTCCATCCATTCGGAGTAGAGTTCTGCAGGAAGTTAATACCAACACGACAGCCCCCATCGCTCATAACAAAACCAAGAAAATACCTTCTATAATCATTACCGCGGACGAATCGCTAGACATGAGCATCCAACCAGCAAGACATGCAGTCGGCAGGCACTCCTACTCGCCTGCAATGGTTAGTTCAGACTCGTTACAACATCCAGATCCACCTGGAGCTCGGAAAAATACGTCACGAGCCAAAAATCAAGGAAAAAATGGCAAGGTTCCTTTAGTCATTCCAGACAGCGAATCGACGGACGTGAGCGTTATATCGTTGGATGATTCTAGTCTTATGCAAAGCCCAAGGCGCAGCCAGTTCGAGGCTAATGCCGCAAAAACAACTAGCACTCCCAACACCTCTGTAGCTGCCAAGCCAAGAAAGGAATCATCCAAATGTAAATCCAAGCTGGAAAGTTCATGTACTAGCCCTGTTCAGAGGCCAAGTCGCAGATGCCGACCCGCCGAACTAAAGGAGCCCAGTCTAAGGGACAAGATGCGAAACGATTCGAGCACAtccaaaaagaaagaaaaggcTAAGAAGTAATTCATCGATCTAATATTAGTGACTTAATCCAAATTGTAATCGTATTCGTAATGTCAAATGTTTTATGTTAGTCGATATTGTTAAAATAGTTAGACCATGACTGTAAAGCCAAGAGGAAGCGCCACTCTGGACCTCTGGAGGGAAATGACCTTCCAACGAACCCAGCGGAACGACTGACTAAAAATGTAAccaattttttagttaattttaagtgaaaatgttttacaattttcttggaaattttaattagaattagaaatcaaataaaatataaattttaaatgcatCCCATTTTAGATGCCAATTTGGACAAATGTTGTATCTTTAAGAACAAGTTTGTAATAATTACgatttcttttaataaaacatacactaatatttttttgataataaattttactTGGGATAAATTTAGACTCGTCTTagatgcaaatatttttatattcggATACAtcgtttgaaaaaatttacaaaagaCCCTGGTCGAACCAGAGTTCGGTTCGATATACATTTAAATACAGTAGCAAATTGAATGGTTTTTACGTAAGCAGACGGTAATTGCACTTGGCGAGCAGAGGACAAGGATGCGGCGGTGGTCGCCACTTAGACCACCTCGAACTTTCCCAGGCAGCAGTTCAAATGGTCGCCAGTATGATGATGCGCAGGCTGCTCAGTATTTTCCTTGATCTCGCTTATGATATCCTGAATCTTGTTGATGATTTGTTGCGAGTTTTCCTGTCCTTCCGTGGCGTCCGGTCCTTTGCTG is a window of Drosophila bipectinata strain 14024-0381.07 chromosome 2R, DbipHiC1v2, whole genome shotgun sequence DNA encoding:
- the mei-S332 gene encoding shugoshin, producing the protein MEYLKLLNAELTDQVQKLRLEAAAYRSYQVQLQQDYFKVREEMALERKVNRSKILNLIKHLMRDHSVDVDDITESMELDSPPTETRRTSREMSRINRRSCELLASKFVSPSSRRTSGSARIRESSQDQMAEEMDCEDSVSSEPPDEQPDEETPPDAIERTPEKQYSFQGHMPCINEVLTPVNNTSSVCNDDTALEKTPVTVRNAPSIRSRVLQEVNTNTTAPIAHNKTKKIPSIIITADESLDMSIQPARHAVGRHSYSPAMVSSDSLQHPDPPGARKNTSRAKNQGKNGKVPLVIPDSESTDVSVISLDDSSLMQSPRRSQFEANAAKTTSTPNTSVAAKPRKESSKCKSKLESSCTSPVQRPSRRCRPAELKEPSLRDKMRNDSSTSKKKEKAKK